In Acipenser ruthenus chromosome 16, fAciRut3.2 maternal haplotype, whole genome shotgun sequence, the following proteins share a genomic window:
- the LOC117412676 gene encoding serine/threonine-protein phosphatase 6 regulatory ankyrin repeat subunit C-like isoform X2: MGFYISSLSRADIRCTKPHCDTQQAHRYQTAPNYNYNWTDIHYEASRGNVDKLRSLLLTSSKAQIDQKDYYGKTPLYWAAYKGQKLCMELLLSYGADVNSQCKHGGTPLHAAIGLYPECVLLLIQHGADTDLPDTWGVTPMYLAACSGQSECIQLLVQAGARITYKNKNTGEAPKQLASKTALISWIESYHKEPRSLKHACRLRIRGSLGPRRITALRTFHIPLCLKEYLMFKDLELQDCSAAPATAQTTPSGDC, translated from the exons ATGGGTTTCTATATCAGCTCCCTGTCCAGGGCAGATATCCGCTGCACCAAGCCTCACTGTGACACACAACAGGCCCACCGCTACCAGACAGCTCCCAACTACAATTACAACTGGACTGATATCCACTATGAGGCCAGCCGGGGCAACGTGGACAAACTGCGCTCCCTCCTTCTCACTTCGA GTAAAGCACAGATCGACCAGAAGGATTACTATGGGAAGACTCCCCTGTACTGGGCTGCATATAAGGGTCAGAAGTTGTGTATGGAGCTGCTACTGTCCTACGGCGCGGACGTGAACAGCCAGTGTAAACACGGGGGCACCCCTCTCCACGCGGCCATTGGTCTGTATCCAGAGTGTGTGCTGCTGCTCATACAG CATGGAGCAGACACTGACCTCCCCGATACCTGGGGGGTGACCCCCATGTACCTGGCAGCGTGCAGCGGACAGTCTGAGTGCATCCAATTGCTGGTGCAAGCTGGGGCCAGGATCACCTACAAGAACAAG AACACGGGGGAGGCTCCCAAACAGCTAGCCTCCAAGACGGCTTTGATCTCCTGGATCGAGAGCTACCACAAAGAGCCCCGATCGCTCAAGCATGCCTGCAGGCTGAGGATTCGAGGGTCTCTGGGACCGCGCAGGATCACAGCCTTACGCACGTTTCACATCCCGCTGTGTCTGAAAGAGTACCTGATGTTCAAGGACCTCGAGCTGCAGGACTGCTCAGCGGCGCCAGCGACGGCACAGACGACACCCAGCGGGGACTGTTAA
- the LOC117412676 gene encoding ankyrin repeat and SOCS box protein 13-like isoform X1: protein MGFYISSLSRADIRCTKPHCDTQQAHRYQTAPNYNYNWTDIHYEASRGNVDKLRSLLLTSIVSGKAQIDQKDYYGKTPLYWAAYKGQKLCMELLLSYGADVNSQCKHGGTPLHAAIGLYPECVLLLIQHGADTDLPDTWGVTPMYLAACSGQSECIQLLVQAGARITYKNKNTGEAPKQLASKTALISWIESYHKEPRSLKHACRLRIRGSLGPRRITALRTFHIPLCLKEYLMFKDLELQDCSAAPATAQTTPSGDC, encoded by the exons ATGGGTTTCTATATCAGCTCCCTGTCCAGGGCAGATATCCGCTGCACCAAGCCTCACTGTGACACACAACAGGCCCACCGCTACCAGACAGCTCCCAACTACAATTACAACTGGACTGATATCCACTATGAGGCCAGCCGGGGCAACGTGGACAAACTGCGCTCCCTCCTTCTCACTTCGA TTGTGTCAGGTAAAGCACAGATCGACCAGAAGGATTACTATGGGAAGACTCCCCTGTACTGGGCTGCATATAAGGGTCAGAAGTTGTGTATGGAGCTGCTACTGTCCTACGGCGCGGACGTGAACAGCCAGTGTAAACACGGGGGCACCCCTCTCCACGCGGCCATTGGTCTGTATCCAGAGTGTGTGCTGCTGCTCATACAG CATGGAGCAGACACTGACCTCCCCGATACCTGGGGGGTGACCCCCATGTACCTGGCAGCGTGCAGCGGACAGTCTGAGTGCATCCAATTGCTGGTGCAAGCTGGGGCCAGGATCACCTACAAGAACAAG AACACGGGGGAGGCTCCCAAACAGCTAGCCTCCAAGACGGCTTTGATCTCCTGGATCGAGAGCTACCACAAAGAGCCCCGATCGCTCAAGCATGCCTGCAGGCTGAGGATTCGAGGGTCTCTGGGACCGCGCAGGATCACAGCCTTACGCACGTTTCACATCCCGCTGTGTCTGAAAGAGTACCTGATGTTCAAGGACCTCGAGCTGCAGGACTGCTCAGCGGCGCCAGCGACGGCACAGACGACACCCAGCGGGGACTGTTAA